The DNA segment agtttttaaatgaccataatcagatctgatgggtagttttagtaatcagagtagcacatctATACTTTCAAATAACCagatgcaggtctgatgggtagttttagtaatcagagtagcccaTCTCTACTTTCAAATAACCagatgcaggtctgatgggtagttttagtaatcagagtagcccaTCTATACTttcaaataaccaaatgcaggtctgatgggtagttttagtaatcagagtagcacatctatacttttaaataacaatatgcaggtctgatgggtagtttaagtaatcagagtagcacacctatagttttaaataacaatatgcaggtctgatgggtagttttagtaatcagagtagcgcacctatactttcaaataaccaaatgcacgtctgatgggtagtttaagtaatcagagtagcacacctatagttttaaataaccatattcaggtctgatgggtagttttagtaatcagagtagcacatctATACTTTCAaagaaccaaatgcaggtctgatgggtagtttaagtaatcagagtagcgcacctatacgtttaaatatccaaatgcaggtctgatgggtagttgtagtaatcagagtagcgcacctatacttttaaatatccaaatgcaggtctgatgggtagttttagtaatcagagtagcgcacctatacgttttaaatatccaaatgcaggtctgatgggtagttgtagtaatcagagtagcgcacctatacttttaaatatccaaatgcaggtctgatgggtagttttagtaatcagagtagcgcacctatacttttaaataaccaaatgcaggtctgatgggtagttttagtaatcagagtagcacacctatacttttaaataaccaaatgcaggtctgatgggtaattttattaactttttagTAAGTTTAGTAACTTTTTAGTACGTTTTAGTTTTAGTGACTACtgcatatggtcatttaaaactataggtgtgctactctaatTACTAAAAATACCCATCAACCTGCATACAAAATTACTCACTTTACCTAAATAGTACTCAAAAGAACAGTAAAACTGATAAAAGAAAtagagatttattaaataatcggACAAGTTTGAGCtaaaactaagactgatattAAGAAAAACTGAAGTTAACTAGTCAATTTATTTCAAAAACTCTTAAAGCAGGAGTAAAAGTGATGCAAAACTGATGTAAGCCTTGTCATGTTTTgtaataaaactcaaaataagaCTGATATTGAATAAAATCTGAGGTATATGTCAAAGAAtaattaattttacatgaaaccgagacaaacaccaaagcaaaaatcacccaaaatcacTGAATTCATCAAAATAATACTCAACAgaaagtaaaactgataaaaatagagATTCATTAAATAGTCTGACAAGTTTTAGATAAAAGTCGACgcccacatttcctgaaggaaatgtagttCCTGGTGTTTTGTCTCTTGctggatttgtggacttgtggctCGGTGCGATGTGCCTCTGAAAGTTATGTTGTTCCAcataaaattttttgtgtataCGTTCTTTATTCCAAAAGCCATTTCCTATAACTGTGCAGCAGTACAACAGTACAGATAAAAATATGGATGAGCTGAATTATTGAGAGTGTTTTGAACAGCTCAAAGCAAACACATCACCCTGTTCTGAAACAAAGCACATCCAAATGACAGGAGTTGAATATCAGAATGAATCATTTGCATGAAAAAGTTTGAAAAGGTTGAATGCTTACTTGATTTCTGTATTTTCCAGACCCTGCGAGGTTGGACCCGGCCCCTGCTTCGTTGGCCCCAGGCATTGTCACCAATTCCTGAGGAGACCCCTGCCTCCAGCTGTCCAGCGCAGAGCCGCATCCCAAGACCAATTCGGTCTTTCCTACGGTGCCTGCGCTCCAGCAAGAAGTACCAACAGTATCTCCGAAGCAGAGCGGCGGACCCCCACCTTCTGCCTCTGGCTGTCCAGAGGACCCCGGCGGACCCCCCCTTTTCGCCCCCAGCTTCCCGGAGGACCCCGGCGGCTCCCCGCCCCCCGCCTGCAGCTGTCCGGAGGACCCCAACGGacccccgccttccgcctccggCTTACCGGAGGACCCCAGCGGCCCCCGCCCCCACAcctccggctgtcccgaggaccaCGGCGGACCCCCGTCTCACAcctccggctgtcccgaggaccccggcggaCCCACGCCTTCCGCCTCCAGCTGTCcggaggaccccggcggccccccgccccccctcctTCGGCTTTCCGGAGGACCCCAGCGGACCCCTGCCTTCCGCCTCCGGCTTTTCGGAGGACCCCGGCAGCCCCTCGTCCCCCTCATCCGGCTGTCCAAAGGAACCCAGCAGCCCCCCGCCCCTCTcctccggctgtcccgaggaccccggcagaaccccgccttccgcctctggctgtcccgaggaccccggtgGGCCCCCGCCTTCCGCCTTCGGCTGTCCGGAGGACCTCAGCAGACCCCCTCCTCCCGCCTCTGGCTGTGCCAAGAACTCTGGCGGCCCCCCGCCTTCGGCCTGTGGCTAACCCGAGGACCCCGGTGGCCCCCCCACCTTCCGCCtctggctgtcccgaggaccccggtgGCCCCCTTCCCCCTTCCTCCGGCTGTCCGGAAGACCCTAGCAGGCCCCTACCTTCCGCCTCCCACTGTCTGGAGGCCCTGAGTTCCCGGGATGGAGcagcaaccccccacccccctcgccCTCCACCCCGGGGGGCCCTTcgtctttttcctttctttctttctttctttctttctttctttctttctttctttctttctttctctttcttcccggcccccctccctctcttctctctcactccatctgtcctttctttctttctttctttctttctttgtctttcttcctgGCCCCTGCGGGGTTGGACCCGGCCTCTGTCATCCATCGCTGAGGTTACCTCCACCTCCGGCGGTCTACATGCCCTCAGTTGAATGGAGCAGAGCAGTGGTCCCCCTTTTACCTATCCTCTCTCattctccctctttctcccttTCCTCACTCtatctcttctctctctctctttctctttctcctttcctctcctctttctttcactctcctctctcctctctctctctctttcccctctctctctcactcccccTTACTCTCTTCTATCTCAtcatcttctttcttttttctttctttctttctttattcttctttctttcttatctCTCATTCCTTCTTACTttcgttcttttcttttctctttttcgttctttctctcattctttctcttctttccttgttctctcattccttctttctttcgtttttgtctttctttcattatttcttttctctctttctctttctttctttcgttctcaTTCATTCTTTCGTTCTCTCATTCATTCTTtcgttctttcattctttctctctgtctttctttcaatCTTTCTCTCTTtgcttcattctttctttctttctttctttccttcattcTCTCATTCCTTCTTACTTtcgttcttttctttctttccttcgttctttcattctttctctcgttctttctctttctttccttcgtTCGCTCATTCCTTCTTTCtttcgtttttttctttcttttgttctttccttctttctctctctttctttctttcgttctctcattcattctttcgttctctcattcattctttggttctttctttctttctctctttctttctttcattctttctctctttgcttcattctttctttctttctttctttctttctttc comes from the Sphaeramia orbicularis chromosome 4, fSphaOr1.1, whole genome shotgun sequence genome and includes:
- the LOC115417614 gene encoding proline-rich protein 2-like encodes the protein MAHPCLQLSSAEPHPKTNSVFPTVPALQQEVPTVSPKQSGGPPPSASGCPEDPGGPPLFAPSFPEDPGGSPPPACSCPEDPNGPPPSASGLPEDPSGPRPHTSGCPEDHGGPPSHTSGCPEDPGGPTPSASSCPEDPGGPPPPLLRLSGGPQRTPAFRLRLFGGPRQPLVPLIRLSKGTQQPPAPLLRLSRGPRTLAAPRLRPVANPRTPVAPPPSASGCPEDPGGPLPPSSGCPEDPSRPLPSASHCLEALSSRDGAATPHPPRPPPRGALRAHGLNQ